One part of the Paraglaciecola sp. L3A3 genome encodes these proteins:
- a CDS encoding aldo/keto reductase, which produces MQYSVLGSSGESVSRVCLGSMTWGLQNNQQDADQQIDYGLAQGVNFIDTAEMYAVPPSAETYGATETIIGDWLSRHQQQRKDIILASKIAGGGLPYIRGGSPITGESIIQAVDDSLKRLQTDYLDLYQLHWPNRTSPHFAKHWPNQIAFTAADGQAEEQSMLEILQALDTCVKAGKIRYCGLSDDTPWGINTYLKLSEKYALPKMTSIQNEFSLLHAKDWPYLIENCVHENVAYLPWSPLATGLLSGKYAGGKRPAGSRWTLVQRNGLFRDTPAAHAATAKYAEIAMAWGISPSQLALAWCNQVDGVTSTIIGATNMEQLKENIDAFELNLSEQALADITTVFKQYPMVF; this is translated from the coding sequence ATGCAATATAGTGTGTTAGGTAGTAGTGGTGAGTCTGTGTCTAGAGTCTGTTTAGGCAGTATGACTTGGGGCTTACAAAATAATCAACAAGATGCCGATCAACAAATAGATTATGGACTTGCGCAAGGAGTTAACTTTATTGATACCGCAGAAATGTATGCGGTGCCGCCCTCTGCAGAAACCTATGGTGCCACTGAAACTATTATTGGTGATTGGTTAAGTCGTCACCAGCAACAAAGAAAAGACATTATCTTAGCCAGCAAAATTGCTGGTGGTGGTTTGCCTTATATTCGTGGTGGTAGTCCCATTACGGGCGAATCTATTATTCAAGCTGTGGATGATTCATTGAAGCGTCTACAAACCGATTATCTCGACTTATATCAATTACATTGGCCGAATCGCACCTCGCCACATTTTGCTAAACATTGGCCAAATCAGATTGCTTTCACTGCAGCCGATGGTCAAGCAGAAGAACAAAGCATGTTAGAAATTTTGCAGGCATTAGATACGTGCGTGAAAGCGGGAAAAATTCGCTATTGTGGTTTGTCTGATGACACCCCTTGGGGCATAAATACTTACTTAAAGCTCAGTGAAAAGTACGCCTTACCTAAAATGACATCCATTCAAAATGAGTTTAGTTTATTGCACGCAAAAGACTGGCCTTATTTGATTGAAAATTGTGTGCACGAGAATGTGGCTTATCTGCCTTGGTCACCATTGGCGACAGGCTTACTCAGTGGAAAGTATGCAGGGGGGAAAAGGCCCGCAGGTAGTCGCTGGACATTAGTACAAAGAAACGGTTTGTTTAGAGATACGCCAGCCGCACATGCTGCAACGGCAAAGTATGCAGAGATAGCCATGGCGTGGGGTATCTCTCCTTCTCAATTGGCCTTAGCTTGGTGTAACCAAGTAGATGGAGTGACTTCAACTATTATTGGTGCCACCAATATGGAGCAACTAAAAGAGAATATAGATGCTTTTGAACTTAATTTAAGTGAGCAAGCATTAGCTGATATTACGACGGTATTTAAACAGTATCCTATGGTTTTTTAA
- a CDS encoding carbonic anhydrase codes for MDHVISGVAKFQRDVFPKNKEIFQKLATRQNPEVLFITCADSRIDPNLVTQTGPGDLFICRNAGNVVPPHSNQTGGMTASIEFAVAALGISDIVICGHTDCGAMKGALDPEALNELPHVKEWLGHCRGATEVVRHKHGSVGSEHLEEVTKENVLLQIQHLKTHPSITGRLANKEVKIHGWVYNIETGEVICYDPISESFKPMQECYA; via the coding sequence ATGGATCATGTGATCTCAGGTGTGGCAAAATTTCAACGTGATGTTTTTCCAAAAAACAAAGAAATATTTCAAAAACTAGCTACCCGTCAAAATCCAGAAGTATTATTTATCACTTGCGCAGATTCACGGATTGATCCCAATTTAGTTACTCAAACAGGACCCGGAGACTTATTTATCTGTCGTAACGCGGGTAACGTTGTGCCACCTCACAGCAATCAAACTGGTGGTATGACAGCATCCATCGAATTCGCGGTTGCCGCTTTGGGTATTTCAGATATTGTTATTTGTGGGCATACAGATTGTGGTGCGATGAAAGGCGCACTTGATCCAGAAGCCCTAAATGAACTACCTCACGTAAAAGAATGGCTAGGTCATTGTCGAGGAGCCACTGAGGTGGTTAGACATAAACATGGTTCTGTCGGTAGTGAACATTTAGAAGAAGTCACCAAAGAGAATGTATTACTACAAATTCAACACCTTAAAACCCACCCTAGTATTACCGGACGTTTAGCTAATAAAGAGGTAAAAATTCATGGCTGGGTGTACAACATAGAAACTGGTGAAGTTATTTGTTATGACCCTATCAGTGAAAGTTTTAAACCCATGCAAGAATGTTATGCCTGA
- the murB gene encoding UDP-N-acetylmuramate dehydrogenase produces MQTLVPFHTFSLNSSANALIEVVSSSELVSTLANLKSSPYIILGEGSNTVFLEDYQGTVLKISSKGITFEQSENDFYVTAQAGENWHQLVLWCLQKQIYGLENLALIPGTVGAAPIQNIGAYGVELERFIHQVEYFDLPTGQLKNLSRQACQFAYRESIFKNQLLHSAVITQVTLKLAKDWQSVAHYGELKTLVQPTAKDIFDKVVEVRKNKLPDPQKLGNAGSFFKNPIISTGLFAKLQQNWPAIPSYPVDTSQVKVPAAWLIDSLGFKGKKVGGITCHHSQPLVLTNDGSGTGQELLLLAREIRTKVQQVFSITLENEVRLIDKNGAILL; encoded by the coding sequence TTGCAAACACTTGTTCCCTTTCATACCTTCAGCTTAAATTCTTCTGCCAACGCCCTCATTGAAGTCGTTTCTAGCAGTGAATTAGTATCAACTCTCGCTAATTTAAAATCATCTCCTTACATAATATTGGGCGAAGGAAGTAATACGGTATTTTTGGAGGATTATCAAGGAACCGTTCTGAAAATATCGAGCAAAGGTATAACATTCGAACAAAGCGAAAATGATTTTTATGTGACCGCTCAGGCAGGTGAAAACTGGCATCAACTGGTACTCTGGTGTTTACAAAAGCAAATATACGGATTAGAAAACTTGGCGCTAATTCCTGGTACGGTAGGTGCCGCTCCGATCCAAAATATTGGGGCTTATGGAGTGGAGTTAGAACGTTTTATTCATCAGGTTGAATATTTTGATTTGCCTACTGGCCAACTTAAAAATTTATCGCGACAAGCCTGTCAATTTGCCTACCGTGAGAGTATTTTTAAAAACCAATTACTACACTCAGCAGTGATCACCCAAGTCACTCTGAAACTAGCTAAAGATTGGCAGAGTGTTGCCCACTATGGTGAACTCAAAACATTAGTGCAACCAACGGCTAAGGATATATTCGATAAAGTAGTTGAAGTACGAAAAAACAAACTTCCCGATCCTCAAAAACTTGGTAATGCAGGTAGTTTTTTCAAAAATCCAATTATTTCCACAGGCTTGTTTGCAAAGTTACAACAAAATTGGCCTGCCATACCTAGTTATCCTGTTGATACAAGTCAGGTGAAAGTGCCTGCGGCTTGGTTAATTGATAGTTTAGGTTTTAAAGGTAAAAAAGTGGGTGGTATTACTTGTCATCATAGCCAGCCTTTAGTATTAACCAATGATGGCTCCGGTACTGGGCAAGAATTATTGTTACTGGCCAGAGAGATCCGTACTAAGGTGCAACAGGTGTTTTCTATTACTTTAGAAAATGAAGTGAGATTAATAGATAAAAATGGCGCGATTCTTTTATGA
- the birA gene encoding bifunctional biotin--[acetyl-CoA-carboxylase] ligase/biotin operon repressor BirA, producing the protein MKNNLGQIRTSLLATLADGKFHSGEALGEYLGISRAAISNHVKTLSELGLDIYSVTGKGYRLAQPLTMLNTQEISQYLQNTDMRNVEVLNVIDSTNQYIKDKTIVLNNGYVCLAEAQTAGRGRHGRQWVSPYGASLYLSMHWHFSGGYAVLAGLSLAIGVAVANTLKLCGINDTKLKWPNDIYAQGKKLAGVLIEVEGQIGSGCDCVIGIGLNAALPDNVKEIDQPWIDLAQISSHPINRNQLAAILINELHASLLVFEQEGLKPFVQTWKELDVFANQAIKLIIGKKIIEGIGRGIDDTGALILETSSGLQTFHGGEISVRAK; encoded by the coding sequence ATGAAAAATAATCTAGGACAAATTCGCACCTCTTTATTGGCGACACTAGCTGATGGAAAATTTCACTCAGGGGAAGCTTTAGGTGAATATTTAGGTATCAGCCGCGCTGCTATTTCTAATCATGTTAAAACATTATCTGAGCTAGGCCTAGATATCTATAGTGTCACAGGTAAAGGTTATCGTTTAGCTCAGCCATTAACCATGTTAAATACACAAGAGATAAGCCAATACCTGCAAAATACCGATATGAGAAATGTTGAAGTACTTAACGTTATCGATTCAACTAACCAATATATTAAAGATAAAACCATAGTCTTAAATAACGGCTATGTTTGTCTGGCTGAAGCGCAAACAGCAGGCCGAGGTCGTCACGGTAGGCAGTGGGTTTCTCCTTATGGAGCTAGTCTGTATCTGTCAATGCATTGGCATTTTTCTGGTGGTTATGCTGTTTTAGCCGGTTTAAGTTTAGCTATTGGGGTAGCAGTAGCCAATACCCTGAAACTATGTGGAATAAATGACACCAAATTAAAATGGCCTAATGATATTTATGCCCAAGGCAAGAAATTAGCTGGTGTATTAATCGAAGTGGAAGGACAAATTGGTTCTGGCTGTGATTGTGTGATCGGTATAGGGCTTAATGCTGCTTTACCAGACAATGTAAAAGAGATTGATCAACCCTGGATTGATTTGGCCCAGATTAGTAGTCATCCCATCAACCGTAATCAACTCGCTGCTATTTTGATTAATGAATTACACGCATCATTATTAGTTTTTGAACAAGAAGGATTAAAACCTTTTGTGCAGACTTGGAAAGAACTCGATGTCTTCGCCAATCAAGCGATAAAGTTAATTATTGGCAAGAAGATAATTGAAGGCATAGGCCGAGGTATTGATGACACTGGAGCTTTAATATTAGAAACCTCTTCTGGCTTACAAACTTTTCATGGTGGAGAAATCAGTGTCCGTGCTAAATAA
- a CDS encoding type III pantothenate kinase codes for MSVLNNTLLLDVGNTCIKYALSTNAVINTSGSIAQVQDLLPLITQVHTCYISAVGQKNKVETIQSLLENRQIDVYQIKTRAKFDGLTCAYKNPNRLGVDRWLAMLACRKKFNGNFAVLDFGTAMTCDVVNINGQHLGGWIAPGFNTMQVALLQQTQNLTVEQSLSTELSLGQDTEICINMGLLASMQGFLLSIEKYMQTEFVDYRIFIGGGNRHLLSQYMHGKNELFDNLVLVGMLAYSEIKET; via the coding sequence GTGTCCGTGCTAAATAACACCTTATTACTCGATGTGGGTAATACTTGTATTAAATATGCTTTAAGTACAAACGCTGTCATTAATACATCTGGCTCCATCGCTCAAGTTCAAGACTTACTACCTTTAATCACTCAAGTACATACTTGTTATATATCCGCTGTTGGACAAAAAAACAAAGTCGAGACAATTCAGAGTTTATTAGAAAACAGACAGATAGACGTCTACCAAATAAAAACTAGAGCTAAATTTGATGGTCTGACATGCGCTTACAAAAATCCAAATCGCCTAGGTGTAGACAGATGGCTAGCCATGTTAGCTTGTCGAAAAAAATTCAATGGAAACTTTGCTGTATTGGATTTTGGCACTGCCATGACCTGTGATGTGGTAAATATTAATGGTCAACATCTTGGTGGCTGGATCGCTCCTGGCTTCAATACAATGCAAGTTGCTTTATTACAACAGACTCAAAACTTAACTGTTGAACAAAGTTTATCCACTGAATTGTCTTTAGGTCAAGATACCGAAATATGTATCAATATGGGGCTTTTAGCCTCGATGCAGGGCTTTTTACTTTCAATCGAAAAATACATGCAGACAGAGTTTGTAGACTACAGAATATTTATTGGTGGCGGTAACCGCCACCTACTTAGTCAATATATGCATGGAAAAAATGAGTTGTTTGACAACCTAGTACTAGTAGGGATGTTGGCTTACAGCGAAATAAAAGAGACTTAA
- a CDS encoding response regulator, with translation MAEGINILLVDDVDYSRELLRSAIISCIDDNKLPLAPKFFQTGDGKLVLEIIQHRNINLIYLDINLAEPSGLAGSCGLEILQEIRKIYKELTVVMCSSESSSKNVMKAIENKANGFIVKPFNSARISETLKKYLSKS, from the coding sequence GTGGCTGAAGGCATAAATATATTACTGGTTGATGATGTTGATTACAGCCGAGAGTTATTACGTAGTGCAATCATATCTTGTATAGATGACAATAAACTGCCGTTAGCACCCAAGTTTTTTCAAACAGGTGATGGTAAATTAGTATTAGAAATTATCCAACATAGAAATATTAATCTTATCTATCTCGATATTAATCTAGCTGAGCCTAGCGGCTTAGCAGGCTCTTGCGGTTTAGAAATTTTGCAAGAAATTAGAAAAATTTATAAAGAGTTAACTGTTGTCATGTGCTCCAGCGAGAGTTCATCCAAGAATGTTATGAAAGCGATTGAAAACAAAGCGAATGGTTTTATTGTTAAACCTTTTAACTCTGCTCGCATAAGTGAAACATTAAAAAAGTATCTGAGTAAAAGTTAA
- a CDS encoding ATP-binding protein — translation MGQNIDEKTYLIEKTARESAEKILAEKSLELNLKNIELESLKNNFENLVELKTKEAVKASELANQANQAKSQFLANMSHEIRTPLTAIIGYAEILRRENPEQVLMDKYLDTIINNGCHLTDLLGEILDLSKIETQNLRLEKKRFNLVNLITELKDIHSVTAQSKSLTLSFDIDEGIPEWIVTDPTRLKQVLHNLLSNAIKFTAKGKVSFKASTNWKDNTLVFIVTDTGEGISLEQQQHIFDSFKQADASITRKYGGTGLGLSIAKSIVGLMGGQLSVESEVNKGSQFTASIKSEGIAGKTTVLPASHSQMSTSEPLFVPQLQGNVLLVEDIFINQQLITHHLELAGATVTIAENGMQAIEKAMAEEFCLVLMDIQMPVLDGKEALKGLLQLGYSKPVYSLTANMMHDDIEEYKRLGFTGTLAKPLEVAKLYEVLSKYLKSVAKKEMPEDMLTVDSSNTINDIIKPKFLLALAGQYEQLNDFYEQNEYAKIGNILHIIKGSAGSFGYNRLTEVANQVLVLIRTDKISEASKQMKNVMIQIEKILFSEKKRG, via the coding sequence ATGGGGCAAAATATCGATGAAAAAACATACTTAATTGAAAAAACAGCAAGAGAAAGTGCTGAAAAAATACTTGCAGAAAAATCTCTAGAGCTAAATTTAAAGAATATAGAATTAGAATCATTAAAGAATAATTTTGAAAACTTAGTCGAACTTAAAACTAAAGAAGCAGTAAAGGCTTCTGAGTTAGCTAATCAAGCGAATCAAGCTAAGTCTCAATTTTTGGCAAATATGAGCCACGAAATAAGAACACCACTCACCGCTATTATTGGTTATGCCGAAATACTTCGTCGTGAAAACCCAGAACAAGTATTAATGGATAAGTATTTAGACACTATTATTAATAATGGTTGTCACCTTACCGATTTACTTGGGGAGATATTAGATCTTTCTAAAATCGAAACACAAAACCTTAGACTAGAAAAAAAGAGATTTAATCTAGTTAATTTAATTACAGAATTAAAAGACATTCATAGTGTGACCGCACAATCTAAATCACTCACTCTCTCCTTTGATATAGATGAAGGCATACCTGAATGGATAGTGACAGATCCAACTAGGCTTAAGCAGGTGCTACATAACTTATTGTCTAATGCCATTAAATTTACAGCTAAAGGTAAAGTTAGCTTTAAGGCTTCTACTAACTGGAAGGATAATACTTTAGTATTTATCGTTACCGATACAGGTGAAGGGATATCACTTGAACAACAGCAACATATTTTTGACAGCTTTAAACAAGCTGATGCCAGTATTACTCGAAAATATGGCGGCACTGGGTTAGGCCTAAGTATTGCTAAATCGATAGTGGGTTTAATGGGAGGACAGTTAAGCGTTGAATCTGAAGTGAATAAAGGCAGTCAATTCACAGCAAGTATAAAAAGTGAAGGAATTGCCGGAAAAACAACAGTGTTGCCTGCATCACATTCACAGATGTCTACCTCTGAACCACTTTTTGTCCCACAATTACAAGGTAATGTTTTATTAGTAGAAGACATTTTTATTAATCAACAATTAATCACTCATCACCTAGAACTTGCGGGTGCGACTGTGACTATTGCTGAAAATGGTATGCAAGCTATTGAAAAAGCGATGGCAGAAGAGTTCTGTTTAGTACTAATGGATATTCAAATGCCAGTATTAGACGGTAAAGAAGCACTTAAAGGTCTATTACAATTAGGTTATAGCAAACCTGTTTATTCTCTTACCGCTAATATGATGCATGATGACATCGAAGAATATAAACGTTTAGGATTTACCGGCACATTGGCTAAACCCTTAGAAGTAGCCAAATTATATGAGGTGCTTAGCAAGTATTTAAAATCCGTGGCAAAAAAAGAAATGCCAGAAGATATGTTAACTGTAGATTCAAGTAATACAATTAATGATATTATCAAGCCTAAATTTTTACTTGCTTTAGCAGGACAATATGAGCAACTAAATGATTTTTATGAACAAAATGAATATGCAAAAATCGGTAACATTTTACATATTATAAAAGGCAGCGCCGGTAGCTTTGGCTATAACAGGTTAACAGAAGTGGCTAATCAAGTATTAGTGTTAATCAGAACTGATAAAATAAGTGAAGCTTCTAAACAAATGAAAAACGTTATGATCCAAATTGAGAAAATACTATTTAGTGAGAAAAAGCGTGGCTGA
- the tuf gene encoding elongation factor Tu — protein MAKAKFERTKPHVNVGTIGHVDHGKTTLTAAITTVLAKTYGGDASAFDQIDNAPEERERGITISTSHVEYDTPTRHYAHVDCPGHADYVKNMITGAAQMDGAILVVAATDGPMPQTREHILLGRQVGVPYMVVFMNKCDMVDDEELLELVEMEVRELLSEYEFPGDDLPVIQGSALKALEGEAEWEAKIIELAEALDTYIPEPERDVDKPFLLPIEDVFSISGRGTVVTGRVERGILRTGDEVEIVGIKDTTKSTCTGVEMFRKLLDEGRAGENVGALLRGTKREDVERGQVLAKPGSINPHTSFEAEVYVLSKDEGGRHTPFFKGYRPQFYFRTTDVTGAVELPEGVEMVMPGDNLKFKVELINPIAMDEGLRFAIREGGRTVGAGVVAKIL, from the coding sequence ATGGCAAAAGCAAAATTTGAACGTACTAAACCGCATGTAAACGTCGGTACTATCGGCCACGTTGACCACGGTAAAACAACATTAACAGCAGCTATCACAACTGTATTGGCAAAAACTTACGGTGGTGATGCATCAGCTTTCGATCAAATCGATAATGCTCCTGAAGAACGCGAGCGTGGTATTACTATTTCAACGTCTCACGTTGAATATGACACCCCTACTCGTCACTACGCACACGTAGATTGTCCTGGTCACGCCGATTATGTTAAAAACATGATCACTGGTGCTGCTCAAATGGATGGCGCGATTTTGGTTGTTGCTGCTACAGATGGTCCTATGCCACAAACTCGTGAGCACATCTTGTTAGGTCGTCAGGTTGGCGTTCCCTACATGGTTGTTTTCATGAACAAATGTGACATGGTTGACGACGAAGAATTACTAGAATTGGTAGAAATGGAAGTACGTGAATTACTTTCTGAATACGAATTCCCTGGTGACGACCTTCCTGTTATCCAAGGTTCTGCTCTTAAAGCTCTTGAAGGCGAAGCAGAATGGGAAGCGAAAATCATTGAACTAGCTGAAGCGCTAGATACATATATCCCAGAGCCAGAGCGTGATGTTGATAAGCCTTTCCTACTTCCTATTGAAGATGTTTTCTCAATCTCTGGTCGTGGTACGGTTGTAACGGGTCGTGTTGAGCGTGGTATTTTACGCACAGGTGATGAAGTAGAAATCGTTGGTATCAAAGATACAACTAAATCTACTTGTACTGGTGTTGAAATGTTCCGTAAGCTTCTAGACGAAGGTCGTGCTGGTGAGAACGTTGGTGCACTTTTACGTGGTACTAAGCGTGAAGACGTAGAACGTGGTCAAGTACTAGCTAAGCCTGGTTCTATCAACCCACACACAAGCTTCGAAGCAGAAGTTTATGTATTGTCTAAAGATGAAGGTGGCCGTCATACTCCATTCTTCAAAGGTTACCGTCCACAGTTCTACTTCCGTACAACTGACGTAACAGGTGCTGTAGAGCTTCCTGAAGGCGTAGAAATGGTGATGCCTGGTGACAACTTGAAATTTAAAGTTGAACTAATCAACCCAATCGCGATGGACGAAGGTTTACGCTTCGCAATCCGTGAAGGTGGCCGTACTGTTGGTGCTGGCGTAGTAGCTAAAATCCTATAA
- a CDS encoding YHS domain-containing (seleno)protein produces MSNFIKYAWALTFTIFTLPAFALDDAVNTGFFNDTAIDGYDTVAYFTESKPVEGNKKFTFNWRNANWRFSSENNLELFKANPEKYAPQYGGWCAYAMADEGNTVRIDADAWDIYEGKLYLNYSKNVQQKWLENKLNYIQQADKFYPKKTDVLIYTNLAK; encoded by the coding sequence ATGTCGAATTTCATCAAATATGCTTGGGCGTTAACCTTTACTATTTTTACCCTTCCCGCTTTTGCCTTGGACGATGCAGTCAATACAGGTTTTTTTAACGATACAGCTATCGATGGTTACGACACTGTGGCTTATTTCACTGAATCTAAACCTGTAGAAGGTAATAAAAAATTTACGTTTAATTGGCGAAATGCCAATTGGCGGTTTTCCAGCGAAAACAATTTAGAGTTATTCAAAGCAAATCCAGAAAAATACGCACCACAGTACGGCGGTTGGTGCGCCTACGCCATGGCTGATGAAGGTAATACAGTTCGAATAGATGCTGATGCTTGGGATATATATGAAGGTAAACTATATTTGAACTACAGTAAAAATGTCCAACAAAAATGGCTAGAAAATAAATTAAACTACATTCAACAAGCTGATAAATTCTACCCCAAAAAAACAGATGTCTTAATTTACACCAATCTAGCTAAATAA
- a CDS encoding flotillin family protein: MNTQSDVIFWISLAVGIFVLVIGMILMLARLYKKVEQGRAMIINKMGNEPTVTFTGGVVLPVFHKMEIMDISLKTIEVDRSGSDGLICNDNIRADIKVGFFVKVNKNRDDVMKVAQAIGCERASNIATLEDLFSAKFSEALKTVGKSLEFEDLYAKRDKFRDMIIDNIGTDLNGYVLEDVAIDYLEQTPLEKLDPNNILDSQGIRKITQLTAEQHIQTNVFQRDEEMKIKRKDVETREAILELERQQADAEAKQKREVETVIARETAETERVQHEEKLKSEQARVQAAQEIEVQEQNKQREVEVAENNRLRAVAIEEERVIKARELEQIEREKEASLQRIANEKLLEHEKREIADVIRSRVEVDKTVAEKEEEINDVRVISEAERLRKSKVIAAEADAEEALVKDIKAAEAAEKSSEYIAKEKITIAAADLEVAEKLALSQRKEAEGNEALAAATGLAEAKVMEAKAIAKEQEGMADVRVQEAMADAVEKTGVAEAEVMAKKAAAEAEGMTKKFEAMATMSEQQRSHEEFRMRLDKHHEQNMESITTNVEIAKQQALVLSEALKEANIDIVGGDTSYLDSFVKSLSVGKAIDGTIGKSETLQTAFADHFNGDASFVEDAKELIAGFGGASGNAKDTAITALVAKFLKEGGDNPQVMEMVANALSKKNNSTAS; encoded by the coding sequence ATGAATACCCAAAGTGATGTGATTTTCTGGATTTCCCTAGCTGTTGGGATATTTGTTTTAGTAATTGGCATGATTTTAATGTTAGCTCGTCTGTACAAAAAAGTTGAGCAAGGTCGCGCCATGATCATCAACAAAATGGGTAACGAACCCACAGTGACTTTTACTGGAGGTGTTGTACTGCCTGTTTTTCATAAAATGGAAATAATGGATATATCGCTAAAAACCATTGAAGTAGATAGAAGTGGCTCTGATGGCTTGATTTGTAATGACAATATTCGCGCTGACATCAAGGTAGGATTTTTTGTAAAAGTAAATAAAAACCGTGATGACGTAATGAAAGTCGCCCAAGCGATAGGCTGTGAACGCGCTTCCAACATTGCTACTTTAGAAGATTTATTTAGTGCTAAATTCTCTGAAGCGTTAAAAACCGTAGGTAAGTCACTGGAATTCGAAGACCTATATGCTAAGCGTGACAAGTTCCGCGACATGATTATCGATAATATTGGTACCGACCTTAACGGTTATGTATTAGAAGATGTGGCCATTGATTATCTTGAACAAACTCCTCTTGAAAAGTTAGATCCTAATAATATTTTGGACTCGCAAGGTATTCGTAAAATTACTCAACTAACCGCAGAACAACATATTCAAACCAATGTCTTTCAGCGTGATGAAGAGATGAAAATTAAACGTAAAGACGTCGAAACTCGCGAAGCTATTTTAGAACTTGAACGTCAACAAGCGGATGCTGAAGCCAAGCAAAAACGCGAAGTTGAAACGGTTATTGCCAGAGAAACCGCCGAAACAGAGCGAGTTCAACATGAAGAAAAACTCAAATCAGAACAAGCAAGGGTGCAAGCAGCACAAGAAATTGAAGTCCAAGAGCAAAATAAACAACGAGAAGTTGAAGTTGCCGAAAACAACAGATTACGTGCTGTAGCGATTGAAGAAGAACGAGTCATTAAGGCCCGTGAACTAGAACAAATTGAGCGAGAAAAAGAAGCATCATTGCAACGTATTGCCAACGAAAAGTTACTTGAACACGAAAAGCGTGAAATTGCAGATGTTATTCGCAGCCGTGTAGAAGTAGATAAAACCGTTGCTGAAAAAGAAGAAGAAATCAACGACGTACGAGTAATATCAGAAGCAGAACGTTTAAGAAAATCTAAAGTAATAGCTGCGGAAGCTGATGCAGAAGAGGCATTAGTTAAAGATATCAAAGCCGCAGAAGCAGCAGAGAAATCAAGTGAATATATTGCCAAAGAGAAAATCACTATTGCTGCTGCCGATTTAGAAGTAGCAGAAAAATTAGCCTTATCACAACGTAAAGAAGCAGAAGGTAATGAAGCGTTAGCTGCCGCTACAGGTCTTGCAGAGGCTAAAGTGATGGAAGCGAAAGCTATTGCTAAAGAACAAGAAGGCATGGCGGATGTGCGAGTACAAGAAGCTATGGCTGACGCAGTTGAAAAAACCGGTGTAGCTGAAGCTGAAGTGATGGCGAAAAAAGCCGCGGCTGAAGCAGAAGGCATGACTAAGAAATTTGAAGCCATGGCCACTATGTCTGAACAACAACGTTCACATGAAGAATTTAGAATGCGCTTAGACAAACATCATGAGCAAAATATGGAATCAATCACCACCAATGTTGAGATTGCCAAGCAACAGGCTCTAGTGTTATCCGAAGCACTTAAAGAAGCAAATATTGATATTGTGGGTGGTGATACTAGTTACCTTGATAGTTTTGTGAAATCCCTTTCGGTAGGTAAAGCCATAGACGGCACGATTGGCAAAAGTGAAACCTTACAAACTGCTTTCGCCGATCACTTTAATGGCGACGCCAGTTTTGTCGAAGACGCCAAAGAACTGATTGCTGGCTTTGGTGGCGCTAGTGGTAATGCAAAAGATACAGCCATTACGGCGTTAGTGGCTAAATTTCTTAAGGAAGGCGGGGACAACCCGCAAGTAATGGAAATGGTTGCCAATGCTCTAAGTAAAAAGAACAACAGCACTGCAAGCTAA